A genomic region of Solanum dulcamara chromosome 2, daSolDulc1.2, whole genome shotgun sequence contains the following coding sequences:
- the LOC129870267 gene encoding agamous-like MADS-box protein AGL5, protein MTGKEVCWTTRNLDEGKRKKIIPERLASLCKKAYELTILCDAKVSIISFTPGETDIFGWPSLTEANVIVNNYLACPKKQGQYKLVEHGAYLQAIVNDPEKDIRKLEQIAKEKKMVNLFNQLVEGRKRFDEFDVSDIKCLQKLLVVRRAELDQRNIQLRENLANEIGANDSNARDENDGHP, encoded by the coding sequence ATGACTGGAAAGGAGGTATGTTGGACCACAAGAAATCTTGATGagggaaagagaaaaaaaattataccagAAAGATTAGCATCATTGTGTAAGAAAGCATATGAATTGACTATTCTATGTGATGCAAAAGTTAGTATAATTTCTTTTACTCCAGGAGAAACTGATATTTTTGGTTGGCCGTCATTAACTGAGGCTAATGTCATAGTTAATAATTATTTAGCTTGCCCAAAGAAGCAAGGACAATACAAGTTAGTTGAACATGGAGCCTATCTGCAAGCTATAGTGAATGATCCGGAAAAAGATATCAGAAAATTAGAGCAAATAGCCAAGGAGAAGAAAATGGTGAACCTCTTCAACCAACTTGTTGAGGGAAGAAAAAGGTTCGATGAGTTTGATGTAAGCGACATTAAATGTTTACAAAAGTTATTGGTTGTAAGGAGGGCTGAACTTGACCAAAGgaacatacaacttagggaAAATCTTGCAAATGAAATCGGTGCTAATGACAGCAATGCTAGAGACGAGAATGATGGGCATCCTTAG